A stretch of Enterobacter cloacae complex sp. ECNIH7 DNA encodes these proteins:
- the aaeX gene encoding p-hydroxybenzoic acid efflux pump operon protein AaeX has protein sequence MSLFPVIVVFGLSFPPIFFELLLSLAIFWLVRKVLVPTGIYDFVWHPALFNTALYCCLFYLISRMFV, from the coding sequence ATGAGTCTGTTTCCCGTTATCGTGGTGTTCGGTCTGTCGTTCCCACCGATATTTTTCGAGCTTCTTTTATCACTGGCGATCTTCTGGCTGGTGCGCAAGGTGCTGGTCCCTACCGGGATCTACGATTTCGTCTGGCACCCTGCATTGTTCAATACCGCGCTGTATTGCTGCCTGTTTTATCTGATATCGCGCATGTTTGTCTGA
- the yhdP gene encoding AsmA2 domain-containing protein YhdP translates to MRRLPGILLLTGATLVVIVALLVSGLRLVLPHLDSWRPQLLAKIESTTGVPVNVSQLSANWQNFGPTLDVRDINASLKDGGHLKIKRVTLALDVWQSLLHLRWQFRDLTFYQLQFLTNTPLSGGDSGQGLEANRFSDLFLRQFDHFDLRDSEVSFITLSGQRAELAIPQLTWLNGKERHRAEGQVNLSSLNGQHGVMQVRMDLRDDDGLLNNGKVWLQADDVDVKPWLGDWLQQNMQLETARFSLEGWLTLTKGEFASGDIWLKQGGASWKGEKQQHQLSVDNLTAHVTQEKEGWQFAIPDTRITMDGKSWPRGALTLAWMPEQDVGGTASKRSDELRIRASNLDLAAIEGLRSMAAKLSPDLGEIWLATQPSGTIDALGLDIPLQATEKTRFQATWKDLAWKQWKLLPGAEHFSGKLEGSVENGRLTVDMHDAKMPYETVFRAPLEIEQGSAVLNWLRNDKGFQLDGRHIDVKAKAVHARGDFRYLQPEGDEPWLGILAGISTDDGSQAWRYFPENLMGKALVDYLSGAIQGGQADNATLVYGGNPHLFPYKHNEGQFQVLVPLHNATFAFQPGWPALKDLDIELNFLNDGLWMKSDSVVLGGVTASNLTANIPDYSKEKLLIDADINGPGKAVGPYFEETPLKESLAATLQQLQLDGDVNARLHLDIPLDGEMTTAKGDVRLKNNSLFIKPLESTLKNLSGQFSFDNGNLKSEPLTASWFNQPVNIDFTTTEGEKAYQVAVNLDGNWQPARMDVLPKPIEASVQGAVAWQGKVAIDLPYHAGARYKVDITGDLKNLQSQLPAPLDKQAGQPLPVKLNVDGNLNSFALTGSAGGTNHFNSRWLLNRKLTLDKAIWTTDSRSTPPLPEQAGIELNLPPMDGAEWLALFQKGVGQNVDETAQFPQAITVRTPSLMLGGQQWNNLSIVSRPGANGTKVEAQGREINGTLTMRNHAPWQAAIRYLYYNPASAASGKDKPAETSPLSNVSRVDFSGWPDLQLRCAECWLWGQKYGRIDGDFTIQANTLTLSGGLVDTGFGRMTAAGEWVNNPGEQRTSLKGDIKGNKLDAAANFFGISTPLRGSSFDVDYDLHWRDAPWKPDEASLNGILKTRFGKGEIADVSTGRAGQILRLLSFDALLRKLRFDFSDTFSEGFYYDSIRSTAWIKDGVLHTDDTLVDGLEADIAMKGSVNLVRRELDMEAVVAPEISASVGVAAAFVVNPIVGAAVFAASKVLGPLWSKVSILRYRITGPVDKPQINEVLRQPRKDAQQ, encoded by the coding sequence GTGAGGCGATTGCCGGGGATTTTATTGCTTACAGGGGCAACGCTGGTCGTGATTGTCGCGTTGCTCGTGAGCGGGCTACGCCTCGTATTACCGCATCTGGACAGCTGGCGTCCGCAGCTGCTGGCTAAAATTGAATCCACCACCGGCGTGCCGGTGAACGTAAGCCAGCTAAGCGCTAACTGGCAGAATTTTGGCCCGACGCTTGATGTCCGGGATATCAACGCCAGCCTGAAAGATGGCGGCCACCTGAAAATCAAACGCGTGACCCTGGCGCTGGACGTCTGGCAAAGCCTGCTGCATCTGCGCTGGCAGTTTCGCGATCTCACCTTTTATCAGCTCCAGTTCCTGACCAATACGCCGCTGTCCGGCGGCGATAGCGGTCAGGGTCTTGAAGCCAACCGCTTCAGCGATCTTTTCCTCCGCCAGTTCGATCACTTCGATCTGCGCGACAGCGAAGTGAGCTTCATTACTCTTTCCGGCCAGCGCGCCGAACTGGCGATCCCTCAGCTGACCTGGCTCAACGGTAAAGAACGTCACCGCGCCGAGGGGCAGGTCAATCTCTCAAGCCTGAACGGCCAGCACGGCGTGATGCAGGTGCGCATGGATCTGCGGGACGATGACGGCCTGTTAAACAACGGCAAAGTCTGGCTGCAGGCCGACGATGTTGACGTGAAGCCATGGCTGGGCGACTGGCTCCAGCAAAATATGCAGCTGGAGACTGCCCGTTTCAGCCTTGAAGGCTGGCTGACCCTGACCAAAGGCGAATTTGCCAGCGGCGATATCTGGCTCAAGCAGGGGGGGGCCAGCTGGAAAGGCGAAAAACAGCAGCATCAGCTTTCCGTCGATAACCTCACCGCGCACGTGACGCAGGAGAAAGAGGGCTGGCAGTTTGCCATTCCGGATACGCGCATCACCATGGACGGCAAGTCGTGGCCGCGCGGTGCGCTGACGCTGGCCTGGATGCCGGAGCAGGACGTCGGCGGTACGGCCAGTAAACGCAGCGACGAGCTGCGCATCCGCGCCAGCAACCTCGATTTGGCGGCCATTGAAGGCCTGCGCTCGATGGCGGCAAAGCTCTCTCCGGACCTGGGCGAGATCTGGCTGGCAACGCAGCCGAGCGGGACGATCGATGCTCTGGGGCTGGATATCCCGCTCCAGGCGACGGAAAAAACCCGCTTCCAGGCAACGTGGAAAGATCTTGCCTGGAAGCAGTGGAAGCTGCTGCCGGGGGCGGAGCACTTTAGCGGCAAGCTGGAAGGCAGCGTGGAAAACGGCAGGCTGACGGTTGATATGCACGACGCCAAAATGCCTTACGAGACGGTCTTCCGCGCGCCGCTGGAAATCGAACAGGGCAGCGCGGTGCTTAACTGGCTCCGTAACGACAAGGGTTTCCAGCTTGATGGCCGCCATATCGATGTGAAAGCCAAAGCGGTGCACGCGCGCGGCGATTTCCGCTATCTGCAGCCTGAAGGCGATGAGCCGTGGCTGGGCATTCTGGCCGGGATCAGCACCGATGACGGCTCACAGGCCTGGCGTTACTTCCCGGAAAACCTGATGGGAAAAGCCCTGGTGGACTATCTCAGCGGCGCGATTCAGGGCGGTCAGGCGGACAATGCCACGCTAGTGTACGGCGGTAACCCGCATCTATTCCCGTACAAACATAATGAAGGCCAGTTCCAGGTGCTGGTACCGCTGCATAACGCGACCTTTGCGTTCCAGCCCGGCTGGCCTGCGCTGAAAGACCTGGATATCGAGCTCAACTTCCTCAATGACGGGCTATGGATGAAGTCCGACAGCGTGGTGCTGGGCGGCGTGACGGCCAGCAACCTGACGGCCAACATCCCGGATTACTCCAAAGAGAAGCTGCTGATTGATGCTGACATCAACGGTCCGGGCAAAGCGGTGGGACCGTACTTTGAGGAGACGCCCCTGAAAGAGTCGCTGGCGGCGACGCTCCAGCAGCTACAGCTTGATGGCGATGTGAATGCTCGCTTACATCTTGATATCCCGCTGGACGGAGAGATGACCACCGCCAAAGGTGACGTCCGCCTGAAGAACAACAGTCTGTTCATCAAACCCCTTGAGAGCACGCTGAAAAATCTCAGCGGGCAGTTCAGCTTTGACAACGGTAACCTGAAGAGCGAGCCGCTTACGGCCAGTTGGTTTAATCAGCCCGTTAATATCGACTTCACGACCACCGAGGGTGAAAAGGCTTATCAGGTGGCCGTCAATCTGGACGGTAACTGGCAGCCAGCGCGCATGGACGTCCTGCCGAAGCCCATTGAGGCATCAGTGCAGGGCGCGGTCGCCTGGCAGGGCAAAGTGGCAATTGACCTGCCTTATCACGCGGGCGCCCGGTATAAGGTCGACATCACGGGCGATCTGAAAAACCTTCAGAGCCAGCTGCCTGCGCCGCTGGATAAACAGGCCGGACAGCCCCTGCCGGTAAAGCTGAACGTCGATGGCAACCTGAACAGCTTCGCGCTGACCGGAAGCGCGGGCGGGACAAACCACTTCAACAGCCGCTGGCTGCTTAACCGCAAGCTCACCCTCGACAAAGCCATCTGGACAACGGATAGCCGCTCCACGCCGCCTCTGCCGGAGCAGGCTGGCATTGAGCTGAATCTCCCGCCGATGGACGGCGCAGAGTGGCTGGCGCTGTTCCAGAAAGGCGTTGGGCAAAACGTTGATGAAACCGCCCAGTTCCCGCAAGCCATTACCGTACGTACGCCGTCGCTGATGCTGGGCGGGCAGCAGTGGAACAACCTGAGCATTGTCTCGCGGCCTGGCGCTAACGGCACGAAGGTGGAGGCCCAGGGAAGGGAGATCAACGGCACGCTGACCATGCGCAATCACGCGCCTTGGCAGGCGGCGATCCGCTACCTCTACTACAACCCGGCAAGCGCCGCGAGCGGGAAAGATAAACCGGCAGAGACGTCGCCGCTGAGTAATGTCTCCCGCGTCGATTTTAGCGGCTGGCCCGATCTCCAGCTGCGCTGCGCGGAGTGCTGGCTGTGGGGGCAGAAATATGGCCGTATCGACGGCGATTTCACCATCCAGGCAAATACGCTTACGCTCTCCGGTGGCCTGGTTGATACCGGTTTTGGCCGCATGACGGCCGCAGGGGAATGGGTGAATAACCCGGGCGAGCAGCGAACTTCCCTGAAGGGTGACATTAAAGGCAACAAGCTGGATGCGGCAGCCAATTTCTTTGGTATCAGCACGCCGCTGCGCGGCTCGTCATTTGACGTCGATTACGATCTTCACTGGCGTGACGCCCCGTGGAAGCCTGATGAAGCCTCGCTGAACGGTATTCTGAAAACCCGCTTCGGCAAAGGTGAAATTGCCGACGTGAGCACGGGGCGCGCCGGGCAGATCCTGCGCCTGCTGAGTTTTGATGCGCTGCTGCGCAAGCTGCGCTTCGATTTCAGCGATACGTTCAGCGAAGGTTTCTACTACGATTCCATCCGCAGTACGGCATGGATTAAGGACGGCGTTCTGCATACGGACGATACGCTGGTGGATGGCCTGGAAGCGGATATCGCCATGAAAGGCTCAGTTAACCTCGTGCGTCGCGAGCTGGATATGGAAGCCGTGGTGGCACCGGAAATTTCCGCGAGCGTGGGCGTGGCGGCGGCCTTTGTGGTGAACCCGATTGTCGGTGCGGCGGTGTTTGCCGCCAGCAAAGTGCTGGGTCCGCTGTGGAGCAAAGTCTCCATTCTGCGCTACCGCATTACCGGTCCGGTAGATAAACCGCAGATTAACGAGGTGCTGCGCCAGCCGCGCAAAGATGCACAGCAATGA
- the aaeA gene encoding p-hydroxybenzoic acid efflux pump subunit AaeA translates to MKTLTRKISRTAITMALVILAFIAIFRAWVYYTESPWTRDARFSADVVAIAPDVAGLITAVNVHDNQLVKKDQVLFTIDQPRYQKALEEAEADVAYYQALAAEKRREAGRRNQLGVQAMSREEIDQSNNVLQTVLHQLAKAQATRDLAKLDLERTVIRAPSDGWVTNLNVYAGEFITRGSTAVALVKQNSFYVLAYMEETKLEGVRPGYRAEITPLGSNRVFKGTVDSVAAGVTNSSSSNDAKGMATVDSNLEWVRLAQRVPVRIHLDEQQGNLWPAGTTATVVITGEKDRDASQDSFFRKIAHRLREFG, encoded by the coding sequence GTGAAAACGCTAACAAGAAAAATCTCCCGCACTGCCATCACAATGGCGCTGGTTATCCTCGCCTTCATCGCTATTTTCCGCGCCTGGGTTTATTACACCGAATCACCGTGGACGCGTGATGCACGCTTCAGCGCCGATGTGGTGGCAATAGCCCCTGACGTGGCCGGTCTTATCACGGCGGTCAACGTCCACGATAACCAGCTAGTGAAAAAAGATCAGGTTCTGTTCACCATCGACCAGCCTCGTTACCAGAAAGCGCTGGAAGAGGCGGAAGCGGACGTGGCCTATTATCAGGCGCTCGCTGCGGAGAAACGCCGCGAGGCAGGCCGCCGTAATCAGCTGGGCGTTCAGGCAATGTCCCGCGAAGAGATTGACCAGTCCAACAACGTGCTGCAAACCGTGCTGCACCAGCTGGCGAAAGCGCAGGCAACGCGCGATCTGGCGAAGCTCGATCTCGAGCGCACCGTGATCCGCGCGCCGTCCGATGGCTGGGTCACCAACCTCAACGTCTATGCCGGGGAATTCATTACCCGTGGCTCAACCGCCGTGGCGCTGGTTAAACAGAACTCCTTCTACGTGCTCGCCTATATGGAAGAGACCAAGCTGGAAGGCGTGCGCCCAGGTTATCGGGCTGAAATTACGCCGCTCGGCAGCAATCGCGTCTTTAAAGGCACCGTCGACAGCGTTGCCGCAGGGGTGACTAACTCCAGCAGCTCTAACGATGCCAAAGGGATGGCGACGGTCGATTCCAACCTGGAGTGGGTGCGTCTGGCCCAGCGCGTGCCGGTACGTATTCATCTGGATGAACAGCAGGGAAATCTGTGGCCTGCGGGTACCACGGCGACGGTGGTGATCACCGGTGAAAAGGACCGGGATGCCAGCCAGGACTCGTTCTTCCGTAAAATTGCCCACCGCCTGCGCGAGTTTGGTTAA
- the aaeR gene encoding HTH-type transcriptional activator AaeR, with product MERLKRMSVFAKVVELGSFTAAARQLQMSVSSISQTVSKLEDELQVKLLNRSTRSIGLTEAGKIYYQGCRRMLLEVQDVHEQLYAFNNTPIGTLRIGCSSTMAQNVLAAMTADMLKEYPGLTVNLVTGIPAPDLIADGLDVVIRVGALQDSSLFSRRLGSMPMVVCASKSYLAQYGVPEKPADLTNHSWLEYSVRPDNEFELIAPEGISTRLLPEGRFVTNDPMTISRWLVAGAGIAYVPLMWVINEINSGVLEILFPRYQSDPRPVYALYTEKDKLPLKVQVCINYLTEYFVDVAELFQGMRGRRKE from the coding sequence ATGGAACGTTTAAAACGCATGTCGGTCTTCGCCAAAGTGGTTGAGCTGGGCTCTTTTACCGCCGCTGCACGCCAGCTTCAGATGAGCGTCTCATCCATCAGCCAGACGGTGTCCAAACTGGAAGATGAGCTTCAGGTCAAGCTGCTCAACCGCAGTACCCGCAGCATTGGGCTGACGGAGGCGGGTAAAATTTACTATCAGGGCTGTCGCCGCATGCTGCTTGAAGTGCAGGATGTTCACGAACAGCTCTATGCCTTCAACAACACCCCCATCGGCACGCTGCGCATCGGGTGTTCTTCAACTATGGCACAAAATGTTCTCGCTGCCATGACGGCGGATATGCTGAAAGAATATCCCGGGCTTACCGTTAATCTGGTGACGGGTATCCCGGCGCCGGATCTGATTGCCGACGGGCTGGACGTGGTGATCCGCGTCGGCGCGTTGCAGGATTCCAGCCTGTTCTCGCGACGGCTGGGCAGCATGCCGATGGTGGTCTGCGCCTCGAAAAGCTATCTGGCGCAGTACGGTGTTCCGGAGAAACCCGCCGATCTCACCAACCACTCGTGGCTGGAGTACAGCGTGCGGCCCGATAATGAATTTGAGCTGATCGCTCCGGAAGGGATCTCTACCAGGCTGCTACCGGAAGGACGGTTTGTCACTAACGATCCGATGACCATTTCGCGCTGGCTGGTGGCCGGCGCCGGGATCGCCTACGTGCCGTTAATGTGGGTGATCAACGAGATCAACAGCGGCGTGCTGGAGATCCTCTTCCCGCGCTACCAGTCCGATCCGCGTCCTGTGTACGCCCTGTATACCGAAAAAGACAAACTCCCGCTCAAGGTACAGGTGTGTATTAACTATCTGACCGAGTATTTTGTGGACGTAGCGGAGCTGTTTCAGGGGATGCGGGGGAGAAGGAAAGAGTAG
- the rng gene encoding ribonuclease G has translation MTAELLVNVTPSETRVAYIDGGILQEIHIEREARRGIVGNIYKGRVSRVLPGMQAAFVDIGLDKAAFLHASDIMPHTECVAGEEQKQFAVRDISELVRQGQDLMVQVVKDPLGTKGARLTTDITLPSRYLVFMPGASHVGVSQRIESETERERLKKVVSAYCDEQGGFIIRTAAEGISEEDLASDAAYLKRVWTKVMERKKRNQTRYQLYGELALAQRVLRDFADAQLDRIRVDSRLTYEALLEFTAEYIPEMPGLLEHYSGRQPIFDLYDVENEIQRALERKVELKSGGYLIIDQTEAMTTVDINTGAFVGHRNLDDTIFNTNIEATQAIARQLRLRNLGGIIIIDFIDMSNEDHRRRVLHSLEQALSKDRVKTSINGFSQLGLVEMTRKRTRESVEHVLCNECPTCHGRGTVKTVETVCYEIMREIVRVHHAYDSDRFLVYASPAVAEALKGEESHALAEVEIFVGKQVKVQIEPLYNQEQFDVVMM, from the coding sequence ATGACGGCTGAATTGTTGGTAAACGTAACGCCATCGGAAACCCGTGTGGCCTATATTGATGGTGGCATTCTTCAGGAAATTCATATTGAGCGTGAAGCGCGGCGCGGAATAGTAGGCAATATCTACAAAGGTCGTGTCAGCCGTGTACTACCGGGTATGCAGGCGGCTTTTGTAGATATTGGACTGGATAAGGCGGCGTTTTTACATGCCTCCGATATCATGCCGCACACCGAGTGCGTCGCGGGCGAAGAGCAAAAGCAGTTTGCCGTGCGCGATATTTCTGAACTGGTGCGTCAGGGGCAGGATCTGATGGTGCAGGTGGTGAAAGATCCCCTCGGTACCAAAGGCGCCCGTCTGACCACCGACATCACCTTACCTTCCCGCTATCTGGTCTTTATGCCCGGCGCGTCGCACGTGGGCGTTTCGCAGCGTATTGAGAGCGAAACCGAGCGCGAGCGTCTGAAGAAAGTGGTCAGCGCCTACTGCGATGAACAGGGCGGGTTTATCATCCGTACCGCTGCGGAAGGGATCAGCGAAGAAGACCTCGCGTCGGATGCGGCTTACCTGAAGCGCGTCTGGACCAAGGTAATGGAGCGTAAAAAACGCAACCAGACCCGCTACCAGCTTTACGGTGAACTGGCGCTTGCTCAGCGCGTTCTGCGCGACTTTGCTGATGCGCAGCTTGACCGCATTCGCGTGGACTCGCGCCTGACCTATGAAGCGCTGCTGGAATTTACCGCTGAGTACATCCCGGAGATGCCCGGCCTGCTGGAGCATTATTCAGGGCGTCAGCCGATCTTCGATCTCTATGATGTCGAAAACGAGATCCAGCGCGCGCTGGAGCGTAAGGTCGAGCTGAAGTCAGGCGGCTATCTGATCATCGATCAGACCGAGGCGATGACCACCGTTGATATCAACACCGGCGCGTTTGTCGGCCATCGCAACCTGGATGACACCATCTTCAACACCAACATCGAAGCCACGCAGGCGATTGCGCGCCAGCTTCGTCTGCGCAATCTGGGCGGCATTATCATCATCGACTTCATCGATATGAGTAATGAAGACCACCGTCGCCGCGTGCTGCACTCGCTTGAGCAGGCGCTGAGCAAAGACCGCGTGAAAACCAGCATTAACGGCTTCTCACAGCTGGGGCTGGTGGAAATGACGCGTAAGCGTACCCGCGAGAGCGTTGAGCATGTGCTGTGTAATGAATGCCCAACCTGCCATGGACGCGGAACGGTAAAGACGGTTGAGACCGTCTGCTACGAAATTATGCGTGAAATCGTCCGTGTTCATCATGCCTACGACTCCGATCGTTTTCTGGTCTATGCTTCCCCTGCGGTGGCTGAAGCGCTGAAAGGCGAAGAGTCACACGCGCTGGCGGAAGTGGAAATCTTTGTCGGCAAACAGGTAAAAGTACAAATTGAACCGCTCTATAACCAGGAGCAGTTTGACGTCGTGATGATGTAA
- the aaeB gene encoding p-hydroxybenzoic acid efflux pump subunit AaeB — protein sequence MGIFSIASQHIRFAVKLACAIVLALFVGFHFQLETPRWAVLTAAIVAAGPAFAAGGEPYSGAIRYRGMLRIIGTFIGCFAALTIIILMIRTPLLMLMVCCIWAGFCTWISSLVKVENSYAWGLAGYTALIIIITIQSEPLLAPQFAVERCSEIVIGIVSAIVADLLFSPRSIKQEVDRELDALIVAQYQLMQLCIKHGDSEEVDKAWSGLVRRTQALEGMRSNLNMESSRWARANRRLKALNTVSLTLITQACETYLIQNTRPEAVTDTFRELFAEPVETVQDVHKQLKRMRRVVAWTGERDTPVTIYTWVGAATRYLLLKRGVIGNTKISAAEEEVLQGEVVIKAESAERHHAMVNFWRTTLACMLGTLFWLWTGWTSGSGAMVMIAVVTALAMRLPNPRMVAIDFLYGTIAALPIGALYFLVIIPSTQQSMLLLCISLAVMAFFIGIEVQKRRLGSLGALASTINIIVLDNPMTFHFSQFLDSALGQLVGCFLAMMVILLVRDNSQARTGRVLLNQFVSAAVSSLTTNTARRKENHLPALYQQLFLLLNKFPGDIAKFRLALTMIIAHQRLRNAPVPINDDLSAYHRQLRRTADHVLSASSDDKRRRYFTQLLEELDTYQEKLKHWEAPPQVTEPVGRLVFMLHRYQNALTDN from the coding sequence ATGGGTATCTTTTCCATCGCCAGCCAGCACATTCGCTTCGCCGTAAAGCTGGCGTGCGCCATCGTGCTGGCGCTGTTTGTTGGCTTTCACTTCCAGCTTGAAACCCCTCGCTGGGCAGTGCTGACGGCCGCGATTGTCGCGGCGGGCCCGGCCTTTGCCGCGGGCGGGGAGCCCTATTCAGGCGCGATCCGCTATCGCGGGATGCTGCGTATCATCGGGACGTTTATCGGCTGTTTCGCGGCGCTGACCATTATTATTCTCATGATCCGCACCCCGCTGCTGATGCTGATGGTCTGCTGCATCTGGGCGGGTTTCTGCACCTGGATCTCGTCTCTGGTGAAAGTGGAGAACTCCTACGCCTGGGGACTGGCGGGCTATACCGCGCTGATTATTATCATCACTATCCAAAGCGAACCGCTGCTGGCCCCGCAGTTTGCGGTGGAGCGATGCAGCGAAATTGTGATTGGTATTGTCAGCGCGATCGTCGCTGATCTGCTTTTCTCCCCGCGCTCCATCAAGCAGGAGGTCGACCGTGAGCTCGACGCGCTGATTGTTGCCCAGTATCAGCTGATGCAGCTGTGCATTAAGCACGGCGATAGCGAAGAGGTGGATAAAGCCTGGAGCGGGCTGGTACGCCGTACGCAGGCGCTGGAAGGTATGCGCAGCAACCTTAACATGGAGTCCTCGCGCTGGGCCCGCGCGAATCGACGCCTTAAAGCCCTCAACACCGTCTCTCTGACGCTGATTACCCAGGCCTGTGAAACCTATCTGATTCAGAACACCCGGCCGGAAGCGGTCACCGATACGTTCCGCGAACTGTTTGCCGAGCCGGTGGAAACCGTACAGGACGTGCATAAGCAGCTTAAGCGCATGCGCAGGGTGGTTGCCTGGACCGGGGAGCGCGACACGCCGGTGACCATCTACACCTGGGTCGGCGCCGCGACGCGCTATCTGCTGCTGAAGCGCGGCGTAATCGGTAACACCAAAATCAGCGCGGCGGAAGAAGAGGTGCTGCAGGGGGAAGTGGTGATCAAGGCGGAATCCGCCGAGCGCCATCACGCCATGGTCAATTTCTGGCGTACGACGCTTGCCTGCATGCTCGGTACGCTGTTCTGGCTGTGGACGGGCTGGACGTCCGGCAGCGGCGCGATGGTGATGATTGCCGTTGTGACCGCACTGGCGATGCGTCTGCCTAATCCGCGTATGGTCGCCATTGATTTCCTTTACGGCACGATTGCCGCGTTGCCGATAGGCGCGCTCTATTTCCTGGTCATCATCCCGTCGACGCAACAGAGCATGCTGCTGCTCTGTATTAGCCTGGCGGTAATGGCGTTCTTTATAGGCATTGAAGTGCAAAAGCGGCGTCTGGGATCGCTGGGGGCGCTGGCGAGTACGATTAACATCATCGTGCTCGATAACCCGATGACCTTCCATTTCAGCCAGTTCCTCGACAGCGCGTTAGGCCAGCTGGTGGGCTGCTTCCTGGCCATGATGGTGATACTGCTGGTGCGGGATAACTCGCAGGCAAGAACGGGCCGCGTGCTGCTGAACCAGTTCGTGTCGGCTGCCGTGTCATCTTTGACAACCAATACCGCGCGCCGTAAAGAGAACCACCTCCCCGCGCTGTACCAGCAGCTGTTTTTGCTGCTGAACAAGTTCCCGGGCGATATCGCGAAGTTCCGCCTGGCGTTAACCATGATCATTGCGCACCAGCGTTTGCGTAACGCGCCCGTGCCGATCAACGACGATCTGTCGGCATACCACCGCCAGCTGCGTCGTACCGCCGATCACGTGCTTTCTGCCAGCAGCGATGACAAACGGCGTCGCTACTTTACGCAGCTGCTTGAAGAGCTCGATACCTATCAGGAAAAGCTCAAGCACTGGGAGGCGCCGCCTCAGGTGACCGAGCCGGTAGGACGGCTGGTGTTTATGCTGCATCGCTACCAGAATGCCCTCACGGATAACTGA
- the tldD gene encoding metalloprotease TldD, with amino-acid sequence MSLNLVSEHLLAANGLSHQDLFSILGQLTERRLDYGDLYFQSSYHESWVLEDSIIKDGSYNIDQGVGVRAVSGEKTGFAYADQISLTALEQSAQAARTIVRDTGDGRVKTLGEVQHSALYTSIDPLQSMSREEKLDILRRVDKVARAADKRVQEVSASLSGVYELILVAATDGTLAADVRPLVRLSISVQVDDVGKRERGSSGGGGRFGYDWFLGDVDGEARADAWAKEAVRMALVNLNAVAAPAGSFPVVLGAGWPGVLLHEAVGHGLEGDFNRRGTSVFSGQIGQLVSSELCTVVDDGTMRDRRGSVAIDDEGTPGQYNVLIENGVLKGYMQDKLNARLMGVAPTGNGRRESYAHLPMPRMTNTYMLPGKSTPQEIIESVDYGIFAPNFGGGQVDITSGKFVFSTSEAYLIEKGKVTKAVKGATLIGSGIEAMQQISMVGNDLKLDNGVGVCGKEGQSLPVGVGQPTLKVDNLTVGGTA; translated from the coding sequence ATGAGTCTGAACCTGGTAAGTGAACATTTGCTCGCAGCGAACGGCCTGAGCCATCAGGACCTGTTCTCCATTCTTGGTCAACTGACCGAACGCCGTCTCGACTACGGCGACCTTTATTTCCAGTCGAGCTATCACGAATCCTGGGTTTTAGAAGACAGCATCATCAAAGATGGCTCCTACAACATTGACCAGGGCGTCGGCGTCCGTGCCGTCAGCGGCGAGAAAACCGGTTTCGCCTATGCCGATCAGATTAGCCTCACCGCACTTGAGCAGAGCGCGCAGGCCGCACGTACCATTGTGCGTGATACCGGCGATGGTCGCGTGAAAACCCTGGGAGAAGTGCAGCACTCTGCGCTCTATACCAGCATCGATCCTCTGCAAAGCATGAGCCGTGAAGAGAAGCTGGATATCCTGCGTCGTGTGGACAAAGTCGCCCGCGCGGCGGATAAACGCGTGCAGGAAGTTTCTGCCAGCCTGAGCGGCGTGTATGAGTTGATTCTGGTTGCGGCAACGGACGGTACCCTTGCGGCAGACGTTCGCCCGCTGGTGCGTCTCTCCATTAGCGTGCAGGTCGACGACGTTGGCAAACGCGAGCGCGGCTCAAGCGGCGGCGGCGGTCGTTTCGGCTATGACTGGTTCCTGGGCGACGTTGACGGTGAAGCTCGCGCCGACGCGTGGGCGAAAGAAGCCGTGCGCATGGCGCTGGTGAATCTGAATGCCGTCGCGGCGCCGGCGGGCTCATTCCCGGTGGTGCTGGGCGCTGGCTGGCCGGGTGTGCTGTTGCACGAGGCCGTAGGCCACGGCCTGGAAGGCGACTTTAACCGTCGCGGGACGTCCGTGTTCAGCGGTCAAATCGGGCAGCTTGTCTCCTCTGAGCTGTGCACCGTGGTGGATGACGGCACCATGCGCGATCGTCGCGGCTCGGTGGCTATCGACGATGAAGGTACGCCAGGGCAGTACAACGTGCTGATCGAAAATGGTGTGCTGAAAGGCTACATGCAGGACAAACTCAACGCGCGTCTGATGGGCGTCGCGCCGACGGGCAACGGACGCCGTGAATCTTACGCGCACCTGCCGATGCCGCGCATGACCAACACGTACATGCTGCCGGGCAAATCCACGCCGCAGGAGATTATCGAATCCGTTGATTACGGTATCTTTGCGCCAAACTTTGGCGGCGGCCAGGTGGACATTACCTCCGGTAAGTTTGTTTTCTCCACGTCAGAAGCGTATCTGATCGAGAAAGGCAAAGTGACCAAAGCGGTGAAGGGTGCGACGCTGATTGGCTCCGGTATTGAAGCCATGCAGCAGATCTCTATGGTCGGTAACGATCTGAAGCTGGATAACGGCGTGGGCGTCTGCGGTAAAGAGGGCCAGAGCCTGCCGGTTGGCGTGGGCCAGCCAACGCTGAAGGTGGACAACCTGACTGTGGGCGGCACGGCGTGA